The Corynebacterium simulans genome contains a region encoding:
- the rplL gene encoding 50S ribosomal protein L7/L12: MAKLTKDELIEAFKEMTLIELSEFVKEFEEVFDVEAAAPVAVAAAGAPAAGGAAEEEKDEFDVVLTDAGAKKIGVIKVVREIVSGLGLKEAKELVEGAPKAILEGASKDDAEAAKAKLEEAGASVELK, translated from the coding sequence ATGGCTAAGCTCACCAAGGACGAGCTCATTGAAGCTTTCAAGGAAATGACCCTCATCGAGCTCTCCGAGTTCGTTAAGGAATTCGAAGAGGTCTTCGACGTTGAGGCTGCTGCTCCGGTTGCAGTTGCAGCTGCAGGCGCACCGGCTGCTGGTGGCGCTGCTGAGGAAGAGAAGGACGAGTTCGACGTCGTTCTGACCGACGCTGGCGCAAAGAAGATCGGCGTCATCAAGGTTGTCCGCGAGATCGTCTCCGGCCTGGGCCTGAAGGAAGCTAAGGAGCTCGTCGAGGGCGCACCGAAGGCTATCCTCGAGGGTGCTTCCAAGGACGACGCTGAGGCTGCTAAGGCTAAGCTGGAAGAGGCTGGCGCTTCTGTCGAGCTCAAGTAA
- a CDS encoding DNA-directed RNA polymerase subunit beta, giving the protein MLEGPILAVSRQTKSVANIPGAPKRYSFAKINEPIAVPGLLDLQLDSFAWLIGSPEWREREQAERGPEARVTSGLEDILEELSPIQDYSGNMSLSLSEPRFEPVKNTVDECKEKDINYSAPLYVTAEFINNDTQEIKSQTVFIGDFPMMTDKGTFIVNGTERVVVSQLVRSPGVYFDQTIDKSTERPLHSVKVIPSRGAWLEFDVDKRDTVGVRIDRKRRQPVTVLLKALGWSEEQIRERFGFSELMMSTLESDGVANTDEALLEIYRKQRPGEQPTRELAQSLLDNSFFRAKRYDLAKVGRYKVNRKLGLGGDHDGLMTLTEEDIAVTLEYLVRLHVGEREMTAPNGETIAIHTDDIDHFGNRRLRTVGELIQNQVRVGLSRMERVVRERMTTQDAESITPTSLINVRPVSAAIREFFGTSQLSQFMDHNNSLSGLTHKRRLSALGPGGLSRERAGIEVRDVHASHYGRMCPIETPEGPNIGLIGSLASYARVNAFGFIETPYRKVVDGKVTDEVEYLTADEEDKYAIAQAEIEKEADGTIVGTRIEVRLKDGDIGVTDASGVDYVDVSPRQMVSVATAMIPFLEHDDANRALMGANMQRQAVPLVRSEAPFVGTGMEQRAAYDAGDLIITPKAGIVENVTADLITIMDDEGQRDTYMLRKFERTNQGTNYNQTPLVELGQRVEAGQVLADGPGTHNGEMSLGRNLLVAFMPWEGHNYEDAIILNQRIVEDDVLTSIHIEEHEIDARDTKLGAEEITREIPNVSDDVLRDLDERGIIRIGADVRAGDILVGKVTPKGETELTPEERLLRAIFGEKAREVRDTSMKVPHGENGKVIGVARFSREDDDDLAPGVNEMIRVYVAQKRKIQDGDKLAGRHGNKGVVGKILPPEDMPFMADGTPVDVILNTHGVPRRMNIGQVLEVHLGWLAHAGWKVDVDDPANAELLKTLPEELYDVPAGSLTATPVFDGASNEEIGRLLASSRPNRDGDVMVDEHGKAQLFDGRSGEPYKYPVSVGYMYMLKLHHLVDEKIHARSTGPYSMITQQPLGGKAQFGGQRFGEMEVWAMQAYGAAYTLQELLTIKSDDVVGRVKVYEAIVKGDNIPDPGIPESFKVLLKELQSLCLNVEVLSTDGTPMELSGSDDDDMDSPSLGINLSRDERADADIA; this is encoded by the coding sequence GTGCTGGAAGGACCCATCTTGGCAGTCTCCCGCCAGACCAAGTCAGTGGCCAATATCCCTGGAGCCCCGAAGCGATACTCGTTCGCGAAAATCAACGAGCCTATCGCCGTCCCGGGCCTCCTCGATCTACAACTCGATTCCTTCGCATGGCTGATCGGCTCGCCAGAGTGGCGCGAGCGCGAGCAGGCTGAGCGCGGTCCCGAGGCTCGCGTCACCAGCGGCCTCGAGGACATCCTTGAGGAACTGTCTCCGATTCAGGACTACTCGGGCAACATGTCCTTGTCCCTGTCGGAGCCTCGCTTCGAGCCGGTGAAAAACACCGTCGACGAGTGCAAGGAAAAGGACATCAACTACTCCGCGCCGCTGTACGTGACCGCAGAGTTCATCAACAACGACACCCAGGAGATCAAGTCTCAGACCGTCTTCATCGGCGACTTCCCGATGATGACGGACAAGGGTACGTTCATCGTTAACGGTACCGAGCGTGTCGTCGTTTCCCAGCTCGTTCGCTCCCCGGGCGTCTACTTCGATCAGACCATCGATAAGTCCACCGAGCGTCCGCTGCACTCCGTGAAGGTGATTCCTTCCCGCGGTGCATGGCTGGAATTCGACGTCGACAAGCGCGATACCGTCGGCGTCCGCATCGACCGTAAGCGTCGCCAGCCGGTAACCGTACTGCTCAAGGCCCTTGGTTGGTCCGAGGAACAGATCCGTGAGCGCTTCGGCTTCTCCGAGTTGATGATGTCCACCCTCGAGTCCGATGGTGTGGCAAACACTGACGAGGCTTTGCTGGAGATCTACCGCAAGCAGCGTCCGGGCGAGCAGCCGACCCGCGAGCTCGCGCAGTCCCTGCTGGATAACTCCTTCTTCCGTGCAAAGCGCTACGACCTCGCAAAGGTGGGCCGTTACAAGGTCAACCGCAAGCTGGGTCTGGGCGGTGACCACGATGGTCTGATGACCCTGACCGAGGAAGACATCGCTGTCACCCTCGAGTATCTGGTACGCCTGCACGTAGGTGAGCGTGAGATGACCGCTCCGAACGGCGAGACCATCGCCATCCACACTGACGACATCGACCACTTTGGTAACCGTCGTCTGCGTACCGTCGGCGAGCTCATCCAGAACCAGGTCCGCGTTGGCCTGTCCCGTATGGAGCGCGTCGTTCGCGAGCGCATGACTACTCAGGATGCGGAGTCCATCACTCCGACCTCCCTTATCAACGTGCGTCCGGTTTCTGCTGCTATCCGCGAGTTCTTCGGTACCTCGCAGCTGTCCCAGTTCATGGACCACAACAACTCCCTGTCTGGTCTGACCCACAAGCGCCGTCTGTCTGCGCTGGGCCCAGGCGGTCTGTCCCGCGAGCGCGCCGGCATTGAGGTCCGAGACGTGCACGCTTCTCACTACGGCCGTATGTGCCCGATTGAGACTCCGGAGGGCCCGAACATTGGTCTGATTGGCTCCCTGGCCTCCTACGCTCGCGTCAATGCTTTCGGCTTCATTGAGACCCCATACCGCAAGGTTGTTGACGGCAAGGTCACCGACGAGGTCGAGTACCTCACCGCTGATGAGGAAGATAAGTACGCAATTGCGCAGGCGGAAATCGAGAAGGAAGCTGACGGCACCATCGTCGGCACCCGTATCGAGGTCCGCCTGAAGGACGGCGACATCGGAGTTACCGACGCTTCCGGCGTCGACTACGTTGACGTTTCCCCGCGCCAGATGGTTTCCGTGGCAACCGCCATGATTCCGTTCTTGGAGCACGACGACGCTAACCGTGCGCTGATGGGCGCTAACATGCAGCGCCAGGCAGTGCCGCTGGTGCGCTCCGAGGCACCTTTCGTTGGTACCGGTATGGAGCAGCGCGCTGCATACGACGCCGGCGACCTCATCATCACCCCGAAGGCTGGCATCGTAGAAAACGTCACCGCCGATCTCATCACCATCATGGATGACGAGGGTCAGCGTGACACCTACATGCTGCGCAAGTTCGAGCGCACCAACCAGGGCACCAACTACAACCAGACCCCGCTCGTCGAGCTGGGCCAGCGCGTAGAGGCCGGCCAGGTTCTGGCTGACGGCCCGGGTACCCACAACGGCGAGATGTCCTTGGGCCGCAACCTGTTGGTTGCCTTCATGCCTTGGGAAGGCCACAACTACGAGGATGCAATCATCCTGAACCAGCGCATCGTCGAGGACGATGTTCTGACCTCCATCCATATCGAGGAGCACGAGATCGATGCTCGCGATACCAAGCTGGGTGCCGAGGAAATCACCCGCGAGATCCCGAACGTCTCCGACGATGTTCTGCGCGACCTCGACGAGCGCGGCATCATCCGCATCGGTGCGGACGTCCGCGCAGGTGACATCCTCGTCGGTAAGGTCACCCCGAAGGGTGAGACCGAGCTGACCCCGGAGGAGCGCCTGTTGCGCGCCATCTTCGGTGAGAAGGCACGTGAGGTTCGCGATACCTCGATGAAGGTTCCACACGGTGAGAACGGCAAGGTTATCGGCGTTGCGCGCTTCTCCCGCGAGGACGACGACGATCTGGCACCGGGCGTCAACGAGATGATCCGCGTTTACGTCGCTCAGAAGCGCAAGATCCAGGATGGCGATAAGCTCGCTGGCCGTCACGGCAACAAGGGTGTCGTGGGCAAGATCCTGCCGCCAGAGGACATGCCATTCATGGCTGACGGCACGCCTGTCGACGTCATCTTGAACACCCACGGTGTTCCGCGTCGTATGAACATCGGCCAGGTCCTCGAGGTCCACCTCGGCTGGCTTGCCCACGCCGGCTGGAAGGTCGACGTTGATGACCCAGCTAACGCTGAGCTGCTCAAGACCCTGCCGGAAGAGCTTTACGACGTCCCGGCTGGTTCCCTGACCGCAACCCCGGTCTTCGACGGTGCTTCCAACGAGGAGATCGGCCGCTTGCTGGCTTCCTCCCGCCCGAACCGCGACGGCGACGTCATGGTTGACGAGCACGGTAAGGCACAGCTTTTCGATGGCCGCTCTGGCGAGCCGTACAAGTACCCGGTTTCCGTCGGCTACATGTACATGCTCAAGCTGCACCACCTGGTCGACGAAAAGATTCACGCTCGTTCCACCGGCCCTTACTCCATGATTACCCAGCAGCCGCTGGGTGGTAAGGCGCAGTTCGGTGGCCAGCGCTTCGGCGAGATGGAGGTGTGGGCAATGCAGGCTTATGGCGCTGCCTACACCCTGCAGGAGCTGCTGACCATCAAGTCTGACGACGTCGTCGGCCGTGTGAAGGTCTACGAGGCAATCGTGAAGGGCGACAACATCCCGGATCCAGGTATCCCGGAGTCCTTCAAGGTCCTCCTCAAGGAGCTGCAGTCGCTGTGTCTGAACGTGGAGGTTCTCTCCACCGACGGCACGCCGATGGAGCTGTCTGGCTCTGACGATGACGACATGGATAGCCCGTCGCTGGGTATTAACCTTTCGCGCGACGAGCGCGCTGACGCCGACATCGCATAG
- a CDS encoding DNA-directed RNA polymerase subunit beta', producing the protein MFDVNLFDELRIGLATADDIRRWSKGEVKKPETINYRTLKPEKDGLFCERIFGPTRDWECACGKYKRVRYKGIICERCGVEVTKSKVRRERMGHIELAAPVTHIWYFKGVPSRLGYLLDLAPKDLERIIYFAANIITSVDEEARHNDQSTLEAEMLLEKKDVEEDTESEIAERAAKLEQDLAELEAAGAKAEARRKVQNAADKEMQHIRERGEREVARLDEIWNTFLKLAPKQMIIDETIYEELVDRYEDYFTGGMGAEAIQTLIRNFDLEAEAEELREVINNGKGQKKMRALKRLKVVAAFLRSGNDPAGMVLDAIPVIPPELRPMVQLDGGRFATSDLNDLYRRVINRNNRLKRMIDLGAPEIIVNNEKRMLQESVDALFDNGRRGRPVTGPGNRPLKSLSDLLKGKQGRFRQNLLGKRVDYSGRSVIIVGPQLKLHECGLPKLMALELFKPFVMKRLVENDYAQNIKSAKRMVERQRPEVWDVLEEAISEHPVMLNRAPTLHRLGIQAFEPKLVEGKAIQLHPLACEAFNADFDGDQMAVHLPLSAEAQAEARVLMLASNNILSPASGKPLAMPRLDMVTGLYYLTMDKAEGEIGGEGRYTEATENGPATGVYSSYAEAIMARDRGVLGLQAPIKVRISHLRPPAEIEAEQFPDGWQKGQAWMAQTTLGRIMFNDLLPWNYPYLEGVMVRKGGAKNSVLLGDVINDLAAKYPMITVAQVLDKMKDAGFYWATRSGVTITMDDVLVLPNKTEVLESYEKEAQRIERKYWEQGALTERERYDRLVELWKDATDTVGKAVEDLYPDDNPIPMIVKSGAAGNMRQIWTLAGMKGMVVNSKGDYITRPIKTSFREGLSVLEYFNNSHGSRKGLADTALRTADSGYLTRRLVDVAQDVIVREEDCGTRQGVRVPLGEWAGDKLVPHELWETSASGRVVASDVKAEDGTVVAEAGSDLTEELTEKILAAGIADIKVRSVLTCQTPAGVCAKCYGKSMASGQLVDIGEAVGIVAAQSIGEPGTQLTMRTFHQGGVGGDITGGLPRVQELFEARNPKNRAPIASVDGTVSLSDEGNFWTLTITPDDGSDNVVYEKLSKRQGLAQVRRPMESNPDAMIERSLRDGDHVTTGERLMRGAADPHDVLEVLGRRGVEKHLIDEVQAVYRTQGVAIHDKHIEIIIRQMLRRGTVIDSGSTDYLPGVLVDLSEAKQVNAAQVAEGGEPAQLRSEIMGITKASLATESWLSAASFQETTRVLTDAAINKRSDQLIGLKENVIIGKLIPAGTGISRYRNISVKPTEAARNAAYSIPTYGDSIYGDDGFGEFTGASVPLDEDFTF; encoded by the coding sequence GTGTTTGACGTAAATCTCTTCGACGAGCTCCGCATCGGTCTGGCCACTGCCGATGACATTCGCCGTTGGTCCAAGGGCGAGGTTAAAAAGCCTGAGACCATCAACTACCGCACCCTGAAGCCGGAAAAGGACGGCCTGTTCTGCGAGCGCATCTTCGGCCCAACCCGTGACTGGGAGTGCGCTTGCGGTAAGTACAAGCGCGTTCGCTACAAGGGCATCATCTGTGAGCGCTGCGGCGTCGAGGTCACCAAGTCCAAGGTTCGCCGTGAGCGCATGGGCCACATCGAGCTGGCTGCTCCGGTAACACACATCTGGTACTTCAAGGGCGTTCCTTCCCGCCTGGGTTACCTTCTGGACCTTGCTCCGAAGGACCTGGAGCGCATCATCTACTTCGCAGCCAACATCATCACCTCTGTTGATGAAGAGGCTCGCCACAACGACCAGTCCACCCTGGAAGCAGAGATGCTTCTGGAGAAGAAGGACGTCGAGGAAGACACCGAGTCTGAGATCGCAGAGCGCGCTGCCAAGCTCGAGCAGGATCTGGCTGAGCTGGAGGCTGCTGGCGCAAAGGCTGAAGCACGCCGCAAGGTCCAGAACGCTGCTGACAAGGAGATGCAGCACATCCGTGAGCGTGGCGAGCGCGAGGTCGCACGCCTGGATGAAATCTGGAACACCTTCCTGAAGCTGGCTCCGAAGCAGATGATCATCGATGAGACCATCTACGAAGAGCTCGTTGACCGCTACGAGGATTACTTCACCGGCGGCATGGGTGCTGAGGCTATCCAGACCCTTATCCGCAACTTCGACCTCGAGGCTGAGGCCGAAGAGCTGCGCGAAGTCATCAACAATGGCAAGGGCCAGAAGAAGATGCGCGCGCTGAAGCGTCTGAAGGTCGTAGCAGCCTTCCTGCGCTCCGGCAACGACCCGGCAGGCATGGTCCTGGATGCGATCCCGGTTATCCCGCCGGAGCTGCGCCCGATGGTTCAGCTCGACGGTGGCCGTTTTGCCACCTCCGACCTGAACGACCTGTACCGCCGCGTTATCAACCGCAACAACCGCCTGAAGCGCATGATTGATCTCGGCGCTCCTGAGATCATCGTTAACAACGAGAAGCGCATGCTGCAGGAATCTGTTGACGCGCTCTTCGACAACGGCCGTCGCGGCCGCCCGGTCACCGGACCTGGCAACCGTCCGCTGAAGTCTCTGTCTGACTTGCTCAAGGGCAAGCAGGGCCGTTTCCGTCAGAACCTGCTGGGTAAGCGTGTTGACTACTCCGGCCGTTCCGTTATTATCGTCGGCCCGCAGCTCAAGCTGCATGAGTGTGGTCTGCCGAAGCTGATGGCTCTCGAGCTGTTCAAGCCATTCGTCATGAAGCGCTTGGTCGAAAACGACTATGCACAGAACATCAAGTCTGCAAAGCGCATGGTTGAGCGCCAGCGTCCAGAGGTTTGGGACGTTCTGGAAGAGGCTATTTCCGAGCACCCGGTTATGCTCAACCGTGCACCTACGCTGCACCGTCTGGGTATCCAGGCCTTCGAGCCGAAGCTGGTCGAGGGTAAGGCAATTCAGCTGCACCCGCTGGCTTGCGAGGCGTTCAACGCTGACTTCGACGGTGACCAGATGGCAGTTCACCTGCCGCTGTCCGCAGAGGCACAGGCTGAGGCTCGTGTCCTCATGCTCGCTTCCAACAACATTCTTTCCCCGGCATCCGGTAAGCCGCTGGCTATGCCGCGTCTGGATATGGTCACCGGTCTTTACTACCTGACCATGGACAAGGCAGAGGGCGAGATCGGCGGCGAGGGCCGCTACACCGAGGCGACCGAAAACGGCCCTGCAACTGGCGTTTACTCCTCCTACGCTGAGGCCATCATGGCTCGCGACCGCGGCGTCCTGGGCCTGCAGGCACCAATCAAGGTCCGCATCTCCCACCTGCGTCCACCGGCTGAGATCGAGGCTGAGCAGTTCCCTGATGGTTGGCAGAAGGGCCAGGCTTGGATGGCGCAGACCACCCTTGGCCGCATCATGTTCAACGACTTGCTGCCGTGGAACTACCCGTACCTCGAGGGCGTCATGGTCCGTAAGGGCGGCGCCAAGAACTCCGTACTGCTCGGTGACGTCATTAACGACCTCGCTGCTAAGTACCCGATGATCACCGTTGCCCAGGTTCTGGACAAGATGAAGGATGCCGGTTTCTACTGGGCAACCCGTTCTGGCGTGACCATCACCATGGACGACGTTCTGGTCCTTCCGAACAAGACCGAGGTTCTCGAGTCTTACGAGAAGGAAGCACAGCGCATTGAGCGCAAGTACTGGGAGCAGGGTGCGCTGACCGAGCGTGAGCGTTACGACCGCCTGGTTGAGCTCTGGAAGGACGCTACCGACACCGTTGGTAAGGCAGTCGAGGATCTCTACCCGGATGACAACCCGATTCCGATGATCGTTAAGTCTGGTGCAGCGGGTAACATGCGTCAGATCTGGACCCTGGCCGGCATGAAGGGCATGGTCGTGAACTCCAAGGGTGACTACATCACCCGTCCGATCAAGACCTCCTTCCGTGAGGGTCTGTCGGTCTTGGAGTACTTCAACAACTCGCACGGTTCCCGTAAGGGCCTGGCCGATACCGCACTGCGTACCGCGGACTCCGGCTACCTCACCCGTCGTCTCGTCGACGTGGCACAGGACGTCATCGTCCGCGAAGAAGACTGTGGCACCCGCCAGGGCGTCCGCGTTCCGCTGGGCGAGTGGGCTGGCGACAAGTTGGTTCCACACGAGCTGTGGGAGACTTCCGCATCCGGCCGCGTCGTCGCGTCCGATGTGAAGGCTGAAGATGGCACTGTCGTTGCTGAAGCAGGTTCTGACCTGACCGAGGAACTGACCGAGAAGATCTTGGCTGCCGGCATCGCCGACATCAAGGTTCGCTCCGTCCTTACCTGCCAGACGCCAGCCGGCGTTTGTGCGAAGTGCTACGGCAAGTCCATGGCCTCCGGCCAGCTCGTCGACATCGGCGAGGCGGTCGGCATCGTGGCTGCACAGTCCATTGGTGAGCCGGGTACCCAGCTGACCATGCGTACGTTCCACCAGGGTGGTGTCGGTGGCGACATTACCGGCGGTCTGCCACGTGTTCAGGAGCTGTTCGAGGCTCGTAACCCGAAGAACCGCGCGCCGATCGCATCCGTTGACGGCACCGTGTCCCTGTCCGATGAGGGCAACTTCTGGACCCTGACCATCACTCCGGATGACGGTTCCGACAACGTCGTCTACGAGAAGCTGTCGAAGCGCCAGGGCCTGGCACAGGTCCGCCGCCCGATGGAGTCCAACCCGGACGCAATGATCGAGCGTTCCCTGCGCGACGGTGACCACGTCACCACCGGCGAGCGCCTGATGCGTGGTGCGGCTGATCCGCACGACGTCCTCGAGGTCCTCGGTCGCCGCGGCGTCGAGAAGCACCTCATCGACGAGGTGCAGGCCGTTTACCGTACCCAGGGTGTTGCCATCCACGACAAGCACATCGAGATCATCATCCGCCAGATGCTGCGTCGCGGTACCGTCATTGACTCCGGCTCCACCGACTACCTGCCGGGCGTTCTGGTTGACCTCTCTGAGGCCAAGCAGGTCAACGCCGCACAGGTTGCCGAGGGCGGCGAGCCAGCTCAGCTGCGCTCCGAGATCATGGGTATCACCAAGGCATCGCTGGCTACCGAGTCCTGGCTGTCCGCGGCCTCCTTCCAGGAGACCACGCGCGTGCTTACCGACGCCGCTATTAACAAGCGCTCCGATCAGCTCATTGGCCTGAAGGAGAACGTCATCATCGGTAAGCTCATCCCGGCTGGTACCGGTATCTCGCGTTACCGCAACATCTCCGTTAAGCCGACCGAGGCCGCACGCAACGCTGCGTACTCGATCCCGACTTACGGCGATTCCATCTACGGCGACGATGGATTCGGTGAGTTCACCGGCGCATCCGTCCCGCTGGATGAGGACTTCACGTTCTAA
- a CDS encoding DUF3068 domain-containing protein: MLPKSRIFSVLLLGLGVALMAAGIAAPKFLSFEPRIPLDLQHTTWTLHDDSAKSQVVTGEGTSPYEGPMTYQLNMDIQDPSDKEQATLRIGESAMRGDSGKVEDLSMARVWSYSMDRLSGDALGDASLTHTLGSPTAQVTVDGVWLKFPAATEQTTYPVFDPYLRKAADAVFEEEMEIEGRTVYRFHQEVEPTNLATLYPGQTTTTLHNEDDSTEQGYLFHKATRDFYVDQVTGMVVGMDVAIDDYWGDRSGAGRETQFMFEGKTSDEDRAVFLAQAAEFPKPAFATMVRWAVLGLGAVLTLIGLAGALGAFQKRRRK, from the coding sequence ATGCTGCCCAAATCCCGAATCTTTTCTGTGCTGCTTCTAGGCCTCGGCGTTGCGCTAATGGCCGCAGGTATCGCGGCGCCGAAGTTCTTGAGCTTCGAACCGCGCATTCCTTTGGATTTGCAGCACACCACGTGGACGCTGCACGACGATTCCGCCAAGTCGCAGGTAGTGACAGGGGAGGGCACGAGTCCTTACGAGGGGCCAATGACTTATCAGCTCAACATGGACATTCAAGATCCTTCAGATAAAGAGCAGGCCACGCTCCGCATCGGTGAGTCGGCCATGCGCGGAGATAGCGGCAAGGTTGAGGATCTTTCCATGGCGCGCGTGTGGAGCTACTCCATGGACCGCCTGAGCGGTGACGCGCTTGGCGACGCCTCCCTTACCCACACCCTGGGCAGCCCTACCGCGCAGGTCACCGTCGATGGTGTGTGGCTAAAGTTCCCAGCAGCAACCGAGCAGACTACGTATCCAGTATTTGATCCCTATCTGCGCAAGGCTGCCGATGCAGTCTTCGAAGAGGAGATGGAAATCGAGGGGCGCACCGTCTATCGCTTCCACCAAGAAGTTGAGCCGACTAACCTCGCGACCTTGTACCCAGGACAGACCACTACCACCTTGCACAATGAAGATGATTCGACCGAGCAGGGTTACCTATTCCACAAAGCGACACGCGATTTCTACGTCGATCAGGTAACCGGCATGGTAGTAGGAATGGACGTGGCCATCGATGACTATTGGGGCGACCGCAGTGGTGCTGGCCGCGAAACCCAATTCATGTTTGAGGGCAAGACCTCTGACGAGGATCGCGCCGTCTTCCTCGCACAAGCCGCGGAATTCCCCAAGCCTGCCTTTGCCACCATGGTTCGCTGGGCCGTCTTGGGCCTAGGCGCGGTGCTGACTCTCATCGGTTTGGCTGGGGCATTGGGTGCTTTCCAGAAACGCCGCCGCAAGTAG
- the rplJ gene encoding 50S ribosomal protein L10 yields MANPKNTADLAELKEKLAGAESIVLTEYRGLTVSQLQELRNNLGFDVEYSVAKNTLFKIAANEAGIEGLDDKLTGPTAIAFIKGEAVDAAKVIKKFADDNKAFVVKGGYMDGNALSAEQVAAIAELDNRETTLAKLAGAMKGSMAKAAAAFNAPATKMVRTAAALQDKKSAEA; encoded by the coding sequence ATGGCAAACCCGAAGAACACCGCAGATCTCGCGGAGCTCAAGGAGAAGCTCGCTGGCGCTGAGTCCATCGTGCTGACCGAGTACCGCGGCCTGACCGTTTCTCAGCTCCAGGAGCTGCGTAACAACCTCGGCTTTGACGTTGAGTACTCCGTCGCCAAGAACACCCTCTTCAAGATCGCCGCTAACGAGGCTGGCATCGAAGGTCTTGACGATAAGCTGACTGGCCCGACCGCAATTGCGTTCATCAAGGGCGAGGCAGTGGATGCCGCTAAGGTCATCAAGAAGTTCGCTGATGACAACAAGGCATTCGTCGTCAAGGGCGGCTACATGGATGGCAACGCTCTGTCCGCAGAGCAGGTTGCTGCCATCGCCGAGCTGGACAACCGCGAGACCACTCTCGCAAAGCTTGCCGGCGCTATGAAGGGTTCTATGGCAAAGGCTGCGGCTGCATTCAACGCTCCTGCTACCAAGATGGTCCGCACCGCTGCGGCCCTGCAGGACAAGAAGTCTGCCGAGGCTTAA
- a CDS encoding ABC transporter ATP-binding protein, with the protein MKDREITATGIHAGYKDGDDILSGVDLVAHPGEITTLIGPNGCGKSTLLKTLSKILRPRQGSVHIGELDVHGMSPKEAATHVALLPQQPTAPDGLRVGELVARGRYPHLGRGRGLSAKDRDIIAQACVETGITDFIDRDIAALSGGQRQRVWLALALAQDTPVLLLDEPTTFLDPAHAMSVLELVRKQADAGKTVVVVLHDLMLAGQYSDTMVVMNNGEVIAQGTPQQALTKEVLAAAYGIDVEIWDDPRSDAPVIVPRGVLRD; encoded by the coding sequence GTGAAAGACAGAGAAATTACGGCCACCGGTATCCATGCCGGCTATAAGGACGGCGACGACATCCTGTCCGGCGTTGACTTGGTGGCCCACCCGGGTGAAATCACCACGCTCATTGGGCCTAATGGCTGCGGCAAGTCCACGTTGCTGAAGACCTTGTCTAAAATTCTTCGCCCGCGGCAGGGGAGCGTGCATATCGGCGAGCTAGACGTACATGGCATGAGCCCGAAAGAAGCAGCTACCCACGTGGCGCTTCTTCCACAGCAGCCGACGGCGCCGGACGGGCTGCGGGTGGGCGAGCTTGTAGCGCGCGGGCGCTACCCGCACCTGGGCCGCGGTCGGGGACTGTCTGCGAAGGACCGCGACATCATCGCGCAGGCCTGCGTGGAGACGGGCATTACGGACTTCATCGACCGTGATATCGCGGCGCTCTCGGGTGGCCAACGCCAACGGGTGTGGCTGGCGCTTGCTCTGGCGCAGGACACGCCAGTGCTGCTTCTCGACGAACCCACAACCTTCCTCGACCCAGCCCACGCCATGAGCGTTTTGGAGCTCGTGCGCAAACAGGCCGACGCCGGGAAAACGGTGGTCGTTGTGCTGCACGATCTCATGCTGGCCGGCCAGTACTCCGACACCATGGTGGTCATGAACAACGGCGAGGTCATCGCGCAGGGAACTCCCCAGCAGGCGTTGACGAAAGAAGTGCTGGCAGCCGCCTATGGCATCGACGTCGAGATCTGGGATGACCCGCGAAGCGACGCCCCCGTCATCGTTCCGCGCGGGGTGCTCAGGGACTAA